The Culex quinquefasciatus strain JHB chromosome 2, VPISU_Cqui_1.0_pri_paternal, whole genome shotgun sequence genome contains the following window.
CCCATCTAAATCTAAAAACTGCTTTTTTAACAACTGTTGCTCTACAAATCTCAATCtacaaattgttatttttttcattttttttttataattgcattgatttttttataattgaaaatttgaaatttcgtctcaagtttatttttaactaacttcaaaatttagttcacctttaaaaaaacaaaaaaaaatcagagtatcaatttttcatttaaataaacttcaatatttttgtttttaatgtaaaaattttgtaatgaaGGGAGTTAGTGAAAAGTAAGGAGAAACCGTAaagagatggaaatttggtgtcgaagAGATGTGTAAAtaattaattactcaaaattctgaaaaaactgatttttgcgattttttgaataagtgATGATAAGAATGACCTTTTGGACGTTTGTTAAGGCTCGTGCGcctcaatgtgattttttttctaaaataaagaaacaaaccatcgtaataatatttcaaagtgAAAATACTTTCATTTTAAGCActtatgcaaaatttgttgaagtttcagaaaaaaatcatttgcaaATGTATACAAAACTCTAACATTTAATATTCAATATCCCGcaaattaaacataaaacattgaaagaaacagaaaaaaaatccgtaaaacgggttgactttgataggtttgaatttttttcgcaaaatgaagagcaCAAACTAAATACGTATTTGAATGGTATGACAtcatactgaccatggtagagaagtgtttaaAGTACTGTTAggagaagttttcataaaatttttaaatgtttaaaaagttagttaactataataaagaaaattttgaaaaataacatttttttaatatcagatATCAGTGTCAGATTTTCTTAATGAACATAATTTCAAATGGGAAAACGGAATGCAAAATATATATATTGTGTGTctttgaaacataattcaaaaaaatcttcaaatttaaaggtATTTTTAGTAAAgccaatttcatataaaatgtgaaaacttttgattcgtgcttcgaattcagtttaaaatgcaatatatatTGATATttgtataaacaaaactagtttcaacgaatttgAGTCAAAATTCCGaacaattttatctgaaatttatatgtattttgttaaatagtttataaacaaagttaactaaatttaaacattgaacttttttttcttaaaaactatatcagcaaccttactGATGGTAAATTTGacgtaaacataaaatttgaacacttaaaatctgattttaacaaggaagactatgactatcaaaatcaccccgtaattcaaaataagaattttaaacgcatttttttaaacacttttgaaaaaactttgttttaaaaatattgcatgAATCTTGTGTGGCCTGCCCAGTAcatgctttaaaaataaaagtcatGAGAAACACATCAACAGTTGgaaaacattaataaaaaaaaagctgaaatcctGTCAATATTACCCCGCTTTACGGTGCGTAAAATTTTCTCAGAAACACGATGGTCAGgtaaaaactttatttaaaatatgtgaaattatgcaacaagttttcatttgcgcaaaaagaaacacttttttctaattTGAAAATAGACTACGCCCCATTATCTTAAAATATGATTCCTGTCTTGAGAATTGAGGATTTTCACAATTTGTACGAagtcaaaattaaatatttcaccGATATTCGATCCTTAACGGTAAATGTAAACACTGCCTCTGTCATCACTAGGAAAGACATCAATTTTCCAATCGATGGAAGAGTGCAAACCACGTGCAAATCGGCGGCATCCTCTGATAAACTTGCAATTAACAATCTTGTAAGCAAGGCAATCTAACTTACACACCAGCCCTCTATTGCATCACAGATAataagatgatgattttttctgctatgtttttttttttaattttgatgtttgaaatatattttcttttttatgtcACACTCATACTCAAACATCAACATTATTTGTCTAATTTTTCGACAAATCATATCCTCTGATAATCTAAACCCAACGCTAATCGCAAATTCATGCAAATCATTACCTGGACAGCGCAACGGTGATAATCGCCAGACGACTCGCGTGCGTTCAGCTTATAGATAACATCCACAACACGCCGACCGGGGCCGGTAGTCTTTATCAGCGAACCTTAACGATGATCATCATCACTGTCGCGGGAACCACGTGCTGCGCTGTTCGCTCTTTCTCCCGCTCACTCTCACTCTCTTGCTCTGGGTGCAGTGATTTGTGAGTGCCCCACGCGATTGACTATTGACTATTTGCTTTTTGCTTGTAATCAAGCCCGTGTGACGATAATAGGGGGGCACTGTTGAAAATAAGGTTTATACtaagaattttgatttattattgatctttttttttaattaacttttaacAAAAACATATGAAGCGATAATTACAgtgccaaaacaaaaacattttttatctgtGTTTCACCGCAGTGATAAATTGGTGacgttttattaaaagttaatttGTTTGCGTGTCCAcctatcatcatcatcataacCATCGTCGTCCCGCAAACAAGCAGGGTTCTCAAGTTTTAAACGATGGGAAACGCTCAAACTGTGACTAATTTTTGGTGATATAATATCGTATATTTTAAGCACCGTAGACAGTAGAGTCACGTTAGGTCAGGTAGTTTTCTCCTTTATTCCTGCTTTGATGTTCAAGCGACAGTTCTATTTTGTCCATTTTCAATCCCATCGGCCCATAGTGACCACCCTAACCCCTTCGCGAAGCGACGTCTATTTCTAATTTAAATGCAAAGATTTATTCCGATACGGGCGTTCGAAGCGCGTGGACGTTCCCGGGGACCGGTCCTGACCGACGATTTTGACACCCCAGAAATTATTGGGGGGGCTTTCTCTAATCGTCGCTTTTTTACGACAACTCGGTTAGGAAACGCTTTCCGTTTTGGCCAACCAACCACCTAGATAAAGCCCATTCCGTTCGATAAGGTGGCCTCCAGTTGCAAATTGGCGCTCGAACGGACAACAAAGTGATTTTGTTTTCTGGGTCGTTCCGGGATTTTCAGGAAGCTTAGTGTGAAGTGAAGTTCTCAAGTGTTGGGGCAGGTCAAGCGGACCATGTGAGACAATGGTGAAGTGGATCACGTTGAAGCAATCGGACAAGGACAGGTCGTTGGGGTTGGAAACGGGTGCTGAATACCGGCAACGATGGGTTTCGATCCGGGTGGTTTACTTTATTGGGTTTCTGATGTTTCTGGCGTTCGGTATCGTCGCAACGGGGATTTGGCCGTATCTTAAAAGTGTAAtagaaaaattgtaaattttcagTGTTATCCAGTGTCCTAAAAGTTCAATTTCACTTGCAGTTGGATCCATCCGTAAGCAAGGTATTCTTGGGCTATGCCTTCGCTGTACCTCCGCTAGGTCAGTTGATCTTCAGTCCGTTCTTCGGCTGGTGGACCAACAAGCTGACCTCCATACGGATACCACTAGTTTTGCTCGTGATCATCTTCACGATCGCCAACGTTCTATACGCGGTGATCGAAGAGTTCGAGGATAACCGGAAGTACATCCTCCTGATAGCTCGAGGCCTCGTGGGAATCGCAACCTCAGCTGTTACCATCTGCCGGGCTTACATCTCATCCGCTACCCGACTCTCCGAAAGGACCAAAACCATCTCGCTCATGTCGCTTGCGCAATGTCTTGGGCTCATGGTCGGCCCCATCATGCAATCCCTCTTCTCCGGAATCGGAGAAGACGGATTCCAAGTCTTCGGACTGTTCCGAGTTACCATGTACAATGTGGCGGGTTGGATCTGCGTATTCCTCGGTCTGTTCAACCTTATCCTGCTACTCCCAGCCTTCTTCAAGGACAGCCCCATCGCCGTCAAAGAAGCCATGAAGAGCCAAGGTGCCACCAACGCTAAGGAGACCTGGAAGTCGATCGAACTCCAGTacttttcaatcacaatcaTGGTAACTGCCTTCTCCGTACTGATGCTCGTCTACGTTGCATTTCAAACGTAAGTGATCGACTTATCATCCCGCGATCTAAACGCGGAACATCTGCCCGGTAATATTTACAAAACGTGTAACGTTACGTAGTTTGGAATCCGCGCGGAAGCTAATGAATCCCGGCTGCGATTATAGTTGAGTGGAATGACTGAATGACTTGCTGAACATTGATATATTCAAATTGATTGACGACTGAGTAGTTGGAGGAAATATCCGTCATAGAATCGGTGGCTGCACCCAATGAGAGTATTCCCTTGAGTTCTCATTCAACTTGATTGGTCTAAATTAAAACTTTACGATTGTGCGATGCGTAAACATGATTTGTGGCTTTGCCTTACGTAACAACATATTGTGCATTGAGACAATTCTACAATTCGATTCCATGAAGTTTACTATCGACCACATTGCCCACTTGAATCAGGGGACAAACAAATCGATAAAGGGACACATTAATTATGCATTTGAAGTGCAACCGATGGTAGTGTTTGTCGTATTATTGCTAGTCATGTTTTTATCATTCTGTAAATTTGGATTCTCTCAAAGATTgtaaatattaatattattttactaatttcTAGCTACGTCATTAACCTTCTCACCCTCAGAGGAAATTCTcgattttattatgtttttcttgACCTGACCTAACATTTTACACAAAAACGGTATTGAAAGAAATAAGTaaataaatagtatttttggatcTGTCAAAACTAAGCGGTGCTCAGAACATGACTAAGTATAGTTTGTATAGTTGTTTACCCAGagagatattttttcataaattttgaaataagttttttttactttttagagtGAAATAATGCTTTACAAAGTTGCAAacaaacaatattaaaatttatgatGTACAAGCATAAAGGTTATCTGAATTTTGCGTTTTTTAATTGATGATTGTGACTGTTTTGACGAGTTTTTTGAAGTTCTAACCCCGATAACTAAATTGTATTCttagagagattttttttcgcaaattttgaatttcactgaacTGCACTGCTTGAATGTggggatttttcaaaataaatatttttaacgataAACGGCAGTATCTGGTTTGTTTTTACTTACAACATTCAGACAGTCTTatgcaaatttattcaaatatatttttgagtTTATTGTCAGGAAAAttgggtattttttaattttagttcaaCGATTGATAAATTAAATAAAGCatcaatgcatttaaaattttacgtaGAATATAATCAGAAAATTAGAATTCTGAAAtgaaattatatattttcaaattatttatttatttcgctAGTACCTTTTACAAACATCAGAAAAGTTAATCGAAGTTCGGTTGTCCAAAGGTTTCATAGAAATTACGAATAAGGCTGGTTTTGTCTCcctccttcaaagttggcccgaaaaatcgaggagcaaaaaaaatattttttcaaaaaaacttcaaaatttcaatgttaatttaagtgcaatctgctgaaatcaatttaaaatgcattcctctgcgtttagaatcatatttagcatgtttgggttaatttaaaaatctttggaatttttgaaaactttcgatgtttttttatcgcaaaatgtttttttccgcaaaaaatatggttttcgtcaaatcttacattttttgaaaactaatgattgcaaaacaattgaactagtgtaaaagcattttaaaacactttttccatggaaatgttaaaactatggctagttttttttttttaatatttatactttttaatttttttgccccctcccaccccctcgactccggccagagccgagggacaaacacTTTGAAAAATCGGCATCGGCATATTCTTATCActggaaaaacatgtttttttatttaagtcaaatttgagtggtaAGTTGCCAGTTACATTACACTGaacaacaaaaatcacaaaattgacTGCGCTGACATAACTCGAGAGGAAGCATGAAGTTcagggtccccagaaacacgtgcagtttgaatttttcaaaaatatttaaacagggccgaatggtttttctccgaAGTTTGTATGGGGCATTAGGGCGGTTCAtcgctgttgcatacaagcaaaaattgcatTCATTTTtcatgcagtatttttttttgtgttatcaaACGCATTTTCTCAtttcagtccagactcgattatctgaaggtctGTCGGATACtcgaatcacattttttttattttcccaaaTTCTTTTCACAATAATTTCGAGTTCTGACCTTATTTGAGTCAAATTTGAGTACAAAGCGGATTCGCTAATTCGAGTGGAACTGCATTCGAATGAGCAAATACCTATTcgctaattggaacgactgacaaCTGTCAAAAGCTTAAAACCACGGAAATCGTCGAACAATGGTGTTGAAACGCCAACATTAGTTTGACAACTGGTTTTGTCGGTTGAGTGTTGTTTAATTCGAATTAGTTTGAATTAGCGGACATTCAAATTAGCGAAATTCTAATTAACGCATCCGCTCTGtatttgattgcctattaaatattttttatttttttttttatatttcatctccGCTATTTTGTCCACCATCTTGGATCAACGAACCAAAACAAGACAACTATAAACAAATCGTAATTTAATTATCTTaatattcgattatctgaagtgagATTTTTCCTAGGACTAGTCTAAGACTAGATAAACAAGTCTGAACTGACTTTAATTGCATTTGTACTTATTTTTAATCGACTTTATTACAGAAACATTTCTAAGCCATGAGTCTGCGAGACGTTTAACTCACCTGATGAAAAATGAGTAGATTAGCATTTAGATGAATTTACGTTGTTAACCAATGAAGctttaaaatatatcaaaatatcaaaagtaATTTATCAATGCATATGATTATTTTTGTGGAATATTTAAAAACGTTCCATCTGTTTGCTTAAAAATGCCATGTTGGTTAAATTGTTTGCGGGGTTCGACTTTGTTATGTTAAATGAAAGCACgatatttgatgaaaatccaccACAATTCTtacttctttattatttttctgaTGTGAAAATTCTTTTGGAAGCTGTGATGGTTATATTTTATATCCTGCGAAATTCCacttgaaaataataataaaaatctcCTCTTTACAGATTGCTCTCTCCCATCGCCCTGGATCAGTTCAACTGGACCAACGAGGAATCTCTGTTCTATCTGGGAATCTTGATGacggccggtgccctcatatcGTGCATCCTGTTCCTCATGTTGGACCCGCTGTGCAAACGCTTCTCCGAAACCAACGTGCTCGTGTACGGCGCCATGTTGGCCCTGTTTGTCAGCCAGCTGGTGATGATCCCGGTCGGCAGTGAACCCATCACGGCGTTTCTGGAGAACAGCGGCAACTCCACCGGGAACGGAACCGCCCTCGGTTGTCCTCCGACGCAGGAGTGGTGCTCGTCGATTCCTCCGATCGGCAAGGTGCAGTTCACAATCTCGTACACGCTGCTGTGCATTTCGTTTTCCATCGGAACGACGCTGAGTCAGGCGGTGTTCTCGAAGCTGCTTGGTCCGAGGCCACAGGGCACCTGGATGGCGCTGCTGACTTGCGCCGGAAGTGCCGCACGAATTTTGGGACCTGGAGCCGTCACGGTGTACGTGCTGAGTGGGACGTACTGGACGTTCGGAGGTGGGAGCGTTCTGACCGGGTTGGTGTTCGTGTGGATGTGGGTGTACCGGAACCGGTTACAGCCGGTAGTCGTGGTCAAGCCGAGCACGGCCGAAGAAATGAAAGTACTTAACCCGAGCAAATTGGTGCAGTGATATGAGTTGGGAGCTTCACGGAGTAGCTGTGATTTGTTAACTTAGTAATTAGTGAATAAAAACCCTGATTAGTTACGCAAATCTCTCACGATCTTTATTCTTCTCGTCGGTGCTCATGCTCATGGCCTCTTCCACCGTGTTCGGCAGCTGGGTGTTTAGCGTCTCTGGGAATTGGAGGATCGCCAGTCCGGAGGTGATTCCGATGGTACCGTAGATAACCATCGGCAGTGGGGACCAAATTTTGGCCAGCAGCGGTGTCTGGGGAGCGATCATCGATCCGATGCGGCCAAACATGGAGCACACCGAGAGCAGGCTCTGTCGTAGGTTCGTTGGGAAGATTTCCACGGTGTAGATGTACAGGATGCCGAACGACATGGTGATGGCCATTTTGCTGACGAGGAACATGATAAGACTTAGCCAGTGGTttcctaaaaaatataaaatagttgaaaaatttcattttggaAATGGACAAAGTTTAACTTACCGGTGGGAATAAATTCAGACATAAAACAAAACAGTCCGCAAAGGACCATGGTGGTACAAAGAGTTATCCGTCTTCCAACTCGATCTAAGATCAGTTGCATGATCAAAAATCCAGGCAGCTCAACCAGTGAAACCAGGATAAAGTTCAGGTACTTGTCACCCGCCAGGGTGACGGAGTTTAAGCTCAATCCGTAATAAACCAGCACGTTGGTAAACCAACAAAAGCTACAATTGACGATGCGTAGTATGAGCCCGGGGTTCTGGAAGGCATCCTTGAGCAAGCTGAAGAACGAATTGTCCTCCAGCTCTTCCGACTTGGACTCGCTATCGCTGGGGCAGAGTCGTTCGATCGCTGAGGGCGAAAGAATCTTCTTGTTTGTGTTGGCTGCTTTTTTGAGGATGCTGAAAGCTTTCTCTCGCTGACCCTTGGATATCAGCCATCGAACGCTTTCGGACGTCATCCAGAGAAGGGGCAGCGATACGAGGCCGGGGATGTAGAGAGCTTTGAGGAGCGTTCGCCAGTTGCGGAACAGCATGGCCAGAAGACCTAGGCCGGCTTCGGCGAAGGAGAACGCACAGGAGATTATGTTGTTGCCGGATACTCGCATTCGTGGGCCGACGAGTTCCAGTGCTAGAATGAAAGCCGTCGTGTACATGGTTGATCCGATGGCGGGATCGAGGAATTCCAGCACTAAAAACATCTGGTAACTGGTGGAGTACGCTCGAAGGATGCCGAATACGGCACTGCCGGCAACGCTGATCAGCAGAACAAGTCTTCTACCGAAGCGGTCGGAGAGATATCCAGCGATAGGAAGTGCCACGAATTGGCCGATGTTGTTGATCGTTCCTACCATGGTCAGCTTCCAATCGTTGTACGGGCAAGTAATGTTGAAATCGTTCACGATCGTTACGTCATCCTCTTCGTACACGAACTTGTCGCATTGAATTACGGCACTGGTGTCGAAGTTGCTGACATCGCACGAATCGTTATCTAAGCTAGAATTGCTGATCGGTGCAAACATTTCGCACTGCGCTGGGACTCCATTCCGCATCGGGACTGTTTCGTTGAGCCACGCTGGATGCCATGTTGTTTGGACGTCGTCGCAGCCCGGTACATGACACCTGTAGGATGTGCAATGTGTGAGAGTAATAAATCCGAACGTTTTCAAGGCCAGAGTAACCCACTTACCGGTAGCTCAGACTGCCCGCCGTGAACACGTAACTCAGCGTGAAGAACGCGTTCAGAATGATGGGAATCACCATCAGCCCATACTGCCGAATCTGGAACCGACCAAACTGGCCAATCTCGGACAGCACTCCGTCAAGATCAATGTCATCTTCCGATTTCGGCATTTTTGCAAACTCCCACGGTACTGCACGACCGCATGCACGGACAATTCACGACTCAAAACACACGCAAAATTCACGACTGCTATTGCCTCAGCGGCTCGTTTGTGAATGAATGAAGCTATTTCAGGATGTGCGGAGCATGCGCCCGACGGACCTCTTCACCTCGAGGGAACACACACTTTTGGTGACAGAATTGAACAACTTTTTTCCTGTTCCAGCTAGTCCGGCGGTGTCTGATTGATTTCGCCAAGTCGACACTGCGGCGGTTCCTCAATTAAGCGCCAATTAAAATCAATCAGTTCTCAGCCGGGCTGTCGGCGCGCGAAGAAATCGCCACCGGACCAGATAACGCAAGACGCAGTCCCGAATAGCCGCGATGTAAACATTGAGCGCGCGAACTGTTCGCGGTGCCAATCGTACTAGAACTGAACCAGGCCACAATGCGGTGTGAGCGTATGCTCGCCAAACTAAAAGAAAAACTCGATGAATA
Protein-coding sequences here:
- the LOC6051199 gene encoding organic cation transporter protein, with amino-acid sequence MPKSEDDIDLDGVLSEIGQFGRFQIRQYGLMVIPIILNAFFTLSYVFTAGSLSYRCHVPGCDDVQTTWHPAWLNETVPMRNGVPAQCEMFAPISNSSLDNDSCDVSNFDTSAVIQCDKFVYEEDDVTIVNDFNITCPYNDWKLTMVGTINNIGQFVALPIAGYLSDRFGRRLVLLISVAGSAVFGILRAYSTSYQMFLVLEFLDPAIGSTMYTTAFILALELVGPRMRVSGNNIISCAFSFAEAGLGLLAMLFRNWRTLLKALYIPGLVSLPLLWMTSESVRWLISKGQREKAFSILKKAANTNKKILSPSAIERLCPSDSESKSEELEDNSFFSLLKDAFQNPGLILRIVNCSFCWFTNVLVYYGLSLNSVTLAGDKYLNFILVSLVELPGFLIMQLILDRVGRRITLCTTMVLCGLFCFMSEFIPTGNHWLSLIMFLVSKMAITMSFGILYIYTVEIFPTNLRQSLLSVCSMFGRIGSMIAPQTPLLAKIWSPLPMVIYGTIGITSGLAILQFPETLNTQLPNTVEEAMSMSTDEKNKDRERFA
- the LOC6051196 gene encoding major facilitator superfamily domain-containing protein 8 isoform X2, which codes for MVKWITLKQSDKDRSLGLETGAEYRQRWVSIRVVYFIGFLMFLAFGIVATGIWPYLKSLDPSVSKVFLGYAFAVPPLGQLIFSPFFGWWTNKLTSIRIPLVLLVIIFTIANVLYAVIEEFEDNRKYILLIARGLVGIATSAVTICRAYISSATRLSERTKTISLMSLAQCLGLMVGPIMQSLFSGIGEDGFQVFGLFRVTMYNVAGWICVFLGLFNLILLLPAFFKDSPIAVKEAMKSQGATNAKETWKSIELQYFSITIMVTAFSVLMLVYVAFQTLLSPIALDQFNWTNEESLFYLGILMTAGALISCILFLMLDPLCKRFSETNVLVYGAMLALFVSQLVMIPVGSEPITAFLENSGNSTGNGTALGCPPTQEWCSSIPPIGKVQFTISYTLLCISFSIGTTLSQAVFSKLLGPRPQGTWMALLTCAGSAARILGPGAVTVYVLSGTYWTFGGGSVLTGLVFVWMWVYRNRLQPVVVVKPSTAEEMKVLNPSKLVQ